Proteins encoded by one window of Panicum virgatum strain AP13 chromosome 7N, P.virgatum_v5, whole genome shotgun sequence:
- the LOC120683994 gene encoding PLAT domain-containing protein 1-like codes for MAKLPPCLLLVFFLASAAYASPAAAGATATGMSVAAVSSSDPEDKCVYTVYVRTGSIWKGGTDSKIGVTLLGGDGSGIRIADLERWGGLMGAGHDYYERGNLDIFSGRGPCMRQAPCAMNLTSDGTGPHHGWYCNYVEVTATGPHLGCAQQLFTVEQWLATDASPYRLYSTVDKCSKKKRREDAAAAAAAAAAAL; via the exons ATGGCGAAGCTCCCCCCCTGCCTGCtcctcgtcttcttcctcgcctCCGCG GCGtacgcgtcgccggcggcggcgggcgccaccGCGACGGGCATGTCGGTGGCGGCGGTGTCGTCGTCGGACCCGGAGGACAAGTGCGTGTACACGGTGTACGTGCGCACGGGTTCCATCTGGAAGGGCGGCACGGACTCGAAGATCGGGGTGACGCTGCTCGGCGGCGACGGGTCCGGCATCCGGATCGCGGACCTGGAGCGGTGGGGCGGCCTCATGGGCGCCGGCCACGACTACTACGAGCGCGGCAACCTGGACATCTTCAGCGGCCGGGGCCCCTGCATGCGCCAGGCCCCCTGCGCCATGAACCTCACCTCCGACGGCACCGGCCCGCACCACGGCTGGTACTGCAACTACGTCGAGGTCACGGCCACGGGGCCCCACCTCGGGTGCGCGCAGCAGCTCTTCACCGTCGAGCAGTGGCTCGCCACCGACGCCTCGCCCTACCGCCTCTACTCCACCGTCGACAAGTGCAGCAAGAAGAAGCGCcgcgaggacgccgccgccgccgccgccgccgccgcggcggcgctgtga
- the LOC120681940 gene encoding chlorophyll a-b binding protein CP24 10B, chloroplastic-like yields MALASTSAAAPAAVLKTPFLGARRALANAASVAARPAPRRALVVAAAAAKKSWIPAFKSDAEFINPPWLDGSLPGDFGFDPLGLGKDPAFLKWYREAELIHGRWAMAAVLGIFVGQAWSGIPWFEAGADPGAIAPFSFGSLLGTQLLLMGWVESKRWVDFFNPDSQAVEWATPWSRTAENFANFTGEQGYPGGKFFDPLSLAGTIKDGVYIPDTEKLERLKLAEIKHARLAMLAMLIFYFEAGQGKTPLGALGL; encoded by the exons ATGGCGCTCGcgtccacctccgccgccgcccctgcggccGTGCTCAAGACCCCGTTCCTCGGGGCCCGGCGCGCGCTTGCCAAtgccgcctccgtcgccgccaggcccgcgccgcgccgcgcgctcgtcgtcgccgcggccgccgccaagaAGTCGTGGATCCCCGCCTTCAAGAGCGACGCCGAGTTCATCAACCCGCCGTGGCTCGATGGCTC GCTCCCCGGCGACTTCGGCTTCGACCCGCTGGGCCTGGGCAAGGACCCGGCGTTCCTCAAGTGGTACCGCGAGGCGGAGCTGATCCACGGGCGGTGGGCGATGGCCGCCGTGCTGGGCATCTTCGTTGGCCAGGCGTGGAGCGGCATCCCGTGGTTCGAGGCCGGCGCCGACCCGGGCGCCATCGCGCCCTTCTCCTTCGGCTCCCTCCTCGGCACGCAGCTGCTGCTCATGGGGTGGGTGGAGTCGAAGCGGTGGGTGGACTTCTTCAACCCGGACTCGCAGGCCGTCGAGTGGGCCACCCCCTGGTCGCGCACCGCCGAGAACTTCGCCAACTTCACCGGCGAGCAGGGCTACCCCGGCGGCAAGTTCTTCGACCCGCTCAGCCTCGCCGGCACCATCAAGGACGGCGTCTACATCCCCGACACCGAGAAGCTCGAGCGGCTCAAGCTGGCCGAGATCAAGCACGCCCGCCTCGCCATGCTCGCCATGCTCATCTTCTACTTCGAGGCCGGGCAGGGCAAGACGCCGCTCGGTGCGCTCGGCCTATAA
- the LOC120683991 gene encoding ETHYLENE INSENSITIVE 3-like 5 protein isoform X2 — protein sequence MENGEGIDYYQKPAAHAASRPTMDEEEARAKGKAGHPTAEPEPETSQEEFFSDSESGSESIEIADLKKRMWKDQLLLMKLEGRSGRDRGPHPGDGHHQQHQQPAQDQMLASASSKDMEESPENRYRRKAMLRAQDGVIRHMLKMMEACNARGFVYGVVGEDGVPVSGSSDSLRGWWKDDVGFDRAGPLALLAGHQEPGSPMAASFLHGLHDIQDSTLGSLLSALIQHCEPPQRSFPLDRGLAPPWWPTGQEPWWGTQGEAQAHQGAPPYRKPHDLKKAWKISLLSAVIKHLSPRFDQMRKLVWQSKRLQHKMSARDAETWSRVIAQEEALDRHAQRALRITPIEEEDDDGPDDAGGDSPLAAAHVDKRKRQGPDDDGEHEVKGAVAVVGDDDGGQRQHGGGAAAEAAPQMAHHDDMLPHGLLQHGGGAPVHEDDVLLRSLLGVADVVDMSDFPNNPIWQWGFTTDTD from the exons ATGGAAAACGGCGAGGGCATCGACTACTACCAGAAGCCCGCTGCTCACGCTGCCAGCAGGCCAACCATGGACGAAGAGGAGGCCCGCGCCAAGGGCAAGGCTGGCCACCCCACCGCCGAGCCGGAGCCGGAAACAAGCCAGGAGGAGTTCTTCAGCGACTCCGAGTCGGGCTCCGAGTCCATCGAGATCGCCGACCTCAAGAAGCGCATGTGGAAGGACCAGCTGCTGCTCATGAAGCTCGAGGGCCGCTCGGGCCGCGACCGGGGCCCCCACCCCGGCGacggccaccaccagcagcaccagcagcctGCTCAGGACCAGATGCTGGCGTCGGCGTCCAGCAAGGACATGGAGGAGTCGCCGGAGAACCGGTACCGGCGCAAGGCGATGCTCCGGGCGCAGGACGGCGTCATCCGCCACATGCTCAAGATGATGGAGGCCTGCAACGCGCGCGGGTTCGTGTACGGCGTCGTGGGCGAGGACGGCGTCCCCGTCTCCGGCTCCTCCGACAGCCTCCGCGGCTGGTGGAAGGACGACGTCGGCTTCGACCGCGCGGGCCCGCTGGCGCTCCTCGCCGGCCACCAGGAGCCGGGGAGCCCGATGGCGGCCTCGTTCCTGCACGGCCTCCACGACATCCAGGACAGCACGCTGGGGTCGCTGCTGTCGGCGCTCATCCAGCACTGCGAGCCCCCGCAGCGGAGCTTCCCGCTGGACCGGGGCCTGGCGCCGCCGTGGTGGCCGACGGGGCAGGAGCCCTGGTGGGGCACGCAGGGCGAGGCGCAGGCGCACCAGGGAGCGCCGCCGTACCGGAAGCCGCACGACCTCAAGAAAGCCTGGAAGATCTCGCTGCTCAGCGCGGTGATCAAGCACCTGTCCCCGCGCTTCGACCAGATGCGCAAGCTCGTGTGGCAGTCCAAGCGGCTGCAGCACAAGATGAGCGCCAGGGACGCCGAGACGTGGTCCAGGGTCATCGCGCAGGAGGAGGCCCTCGACCGCCACGCGCAGCGCGCCCTGCGGATCACGCCgatcgaggaggaggacgatgacgggcccgacgacgccggcggcgattccccgcttgcggcggcgcacgtCGACAAGCGCAAGCGCCAG GGGCCCGACGACGACGGAGAGCACGAGGTGAAGGGCGCGGTGGCGGTCGTCGGGGACGACGACGGAGGGCAGaggcagcacggcggcggcgcggccgccgaggccgcgcCGCAGATGGCGCACCACGACGACATGCTCCCCCATGGTCTCctgcagcacggcggcggcgcgccggtgcACGAAGACGACGTGCTCCTCCGCAGCCTGCTGGGAGTCGCTGACGTCGTGGACATGAGTGACTTCCCGAACAACCCGATCTGGCAGTGGGGGTTTACGACTGACACTGACTAG
- the LOC120683411 gene encoding short-chain dehydrogenase PC-15-like has product MRLRESGTQRQLGEIGAQLLAPPSKESTQPAKKPDPEPRIPPHPPAMSASGGEERDRCRPVVLVTGCSAGGIGHAMARAFAAAGCAVVATARSRGSMRDLQVDPRFLLLELDVRSEESARAAVADALREHGRIDVLVNNAGVHLVAPLAEVPMDAFHQVFDTNVYGTMRMIQAVIPHMMETRKGTIVNVGSITALAPGPWAGVYSASKAALHALSDSMRVELRSFGINVMIVAPGGTKSNLGNKSAAKYDQINEWKYYKKYEESLRARTDVSQGPGSTPAEELAKKVVALALKKNPPALFAYGQFTAILSMLYYAPLWFRDYFYRLVMKC; this is encoded by the exons ATGCGACTACGCGAATCTGGTACGCAGCGACAGCTCGGCGAAATCGGCGCTCAACTCCTCGCGCCGCCCAGCAAAGAGTCCACACAGCCAGCCAAGAAACCGGATCCCGAACCAAGAATCCCACCCCACCCCCCGGCGATGTCGGCGTCAGGCGGCGAGGAAAGGGACCGGTGTCGGCCGGTGGTGCTGGTGACGGGGTGCTCGGCTGGCGGCATCGGGCACGCGATGGCGCGCGCCTTCGCGGCGGCCGGGTGCGCCGTCGTCGCCACGGCGCGGTCGCGCGGCTCCATGCGCGACCTCCAGGTCGACCCGCGGTTCCTGCTGCTGGAACTGGACGTGCGGTCCGAAgagagcgcgcgcgccgccgtggcggacGCGCTGCGGGAGCACGGCCGCATCGACGTGCTCGTCAACAACGCCGGGGTCCACCTCGTCGCGCCGCTCGCCGAGGTGCCCATGGATGCCTTCCACCAGGTCTTCGACACCAATGTCTATG GTACAATGAGGATGATTCAAGCTGTTATTCCTCACATGATGGAAACAAGGAAAGGTACAATTGTGAATGTTGGAAGTATTACTGCTTTGGCACCTGGACCATGGGCTGGTGTGTATTCAGCATCAAAAGCTGCTCTTCATGCATTGAGCGATTCAATGAG GGTTGAACTAAGAAGCTTCGGCATAAATGTGATGATTGTTGCCCCTGGAGGAACAAAATCGAATCTTGGGAATAAATCTGCAGCTAAGTATGATCAAATCAATGAGTGGAAGTATTACAAGAAGTACGAGGAGTCGCTCCGAGCCAGGACTGATGTTTCCCAGGGCCCTGGGTCTACTCCAGCCGAAGAGCTTGCAAAGAAGGTGGTTGCGCTGGCCCTGAAGAAGAACCCTCCCGCTCTGTTTGCTTACGGCCAGTTCACTGCTATTCTGTCCATGCTGTATTACGCGCCGCTATGGTTTAGAGACTACTTCTACAGGCTGGTCATGAAATGCTAG
- the LOC120683991 gene encoding putative ETHYLENE INSENSITIVE 3-like 4 protein isoform X1: MENGEGIDYYQKPAAHAASRPTMDEEEARAKGKAGHPTAEPEPETSQEEFFSDSESGSESIEIADLKKRMWKDQLLLMKLEGRSGRDRGPHPGDGHHQQHQQPAQDQMLASASSKDMEESPENRYRRKAMLRAQDGVIRHMLKMMEACNARGFVYGVVGEDGVPVSGSSDSLRGWWKDDVGFDRAGPLALLAGHQEPGSPMAASFLHGLHDIQDSTLGSLLSALIQHCEPPQRSFPLDRGLAPPWWPTGQEPWWGTQGEAQAHQGAPPYRKPHDLKKAWKISLLSAVIKHLSPRFDQMRKLVWQSKRLQHKMSARDAETWSRVIAQEEALDRHAQRALRITPIEEEDDDGPDDAGGDSPLAAAHVDKRKRQVGREGVGRGVGAGVDVGKALLALPDIDCVPDADRSSIDELMRLYYRCLQGPDDDGEHEVKGAVAVVGDDDGGQRQHGGGAAAEAAPQMAHHDDMLPHGLLQHGGGAPVHEDDVLLRSLLGVADVVDMSDFPNNPIWQWGFTTDTD; encoded by the coding sequence ATGGAAAACGGCGAGGGCATCGACTACTACCAGAAGCCCGCTGCTCACGCTGCCAGCAGGCCAACCATGGACGAAGAGGAGGCCCGCGCCAAGGGCAAGGCTGGCCACCCCACCGCCGAGCCGGAGCCGGAAACAAGCCAGGAGGAGTTCTTCAGCGACTCCGAGTCGGGCTCCGAGTCCATCGAGATCGCCGACCTCAAGAAGCGCATGTGGAAGGACCAGCTGCTGCTCATGAAGCTCGAGGGCCGCTCGGGCCGCGACCGGGGCCCCCACCCCGGCGacggccaccaccagcagcaccagcagcctGCTCAGGACCAGATGCTGGCGTCGGCGTCCAGCAAGGACATGGAGGAGTCGCCGGAGAACCGGTACCGGCGCAAGGCGATGCTCCGGGCGCAGGACGGCGTCATCCGCCACATGCTCAAGATGATGGAGGCCTGCAACGCGCGCGGGTTCGTGTACGGCGTCGTGGGCGAGGACGGCGTCCCCGTCTCCGGCTCCTCCGACAGCCTCCGCGGCTGGTGGAAGGACGACGTCGGCTTCGACCGCGCGGGCCCGCTGGCGCTCCTCGCCGGCCACCAGGAGCCGGGGAGCCCGATGGCGGCCTCGTTCCTGCACGGCCTCCACGACATCCAGGACAGCACGCTGGGGTCGCTGCTGTCGGCGCTCATCCAGCACTGCGAGCCCCCGCAGCGGAGCTTCCCGCTGGACCGGGGCCTGGCGCCGCCGTGGTGGCCGACGGGGCAGGAGCCCTGGTGGGGCACGCAGGGCGAGGCGCAGGCGCACCAGGGAGCGCCGCCGTACCGGAAGCCGCACGACCTCAAGAAAGCCTGGAAGATCTCGCTGCTCAGCGCGGTGATCAAGCACCTGTCCCCGCGCTTCGACCAGATGCGCAAGCTCGTGTGGCAGTCCAAGCGGCTGCAGCACAAGATGAGCGCCAGGGACGCCGAGACGTGGTCCAGGGTCATCGCGCAGGAGGAGGCCCTCGACCGCCACGCGCAGCGCGCCCTGCGGATCACGCCgatcgaggaggaggacgatgacgggcccgacgacgccggcggcgattccccgcttgcggcggcgcacgtCGACAAGCGCAAGCGCCAGGTCGGACGCGAGGGCGTCGGCAggggcgtcggcgccggcgtcgacgtCGGCAAGGCGTTGCTGGCGCTGCCGGACATAGATTGTGTCCCCGATGCCGACCGCAGCTCGATCGATGAGCTCATGAGGCTCTATTACCGATGCCTGCAGGGGCCCGACGACGACGGAGAGCACGAGGTGAAGGGCGCGGTGGCGGTCGTCGGGGACGACGACGGAGGGCAGaggcagcacggcggcggcgcggccgccgaggccgcgcCGCAGATGGCGCACCACGACGACATGCTCCCCCATGGTCTCctgcagcacggcggcggcgcgccggtgcACGAAGACGACGTGCTCCTCCGCAGCCTGCTGGGAGTCGCTGACGTCGTGGACATGAGTGACTTCCCGAACAACCCGATCTGGCAGTGGGGGTTTACGACTGACACTGACTAG